Sequence from the Mycoplasma cottewii genome:
AGTGTTGTTTCTGGTAGTGCTATTGCTATTGTTTTAGCAACAGGAAATGACACATACTTTTCAACAATTAGTAAAACTATTATGGAAAAACGTCCTGATTCAAGTTTTACAAAAGGTATTAAAAGAGTGACAAGACTATTATTAATTTTTATGTTAGTAATGGTTCCAACAGTATATTTAACAAAATCAATAATTGGAATAGTTGCTGCAAAAGGTACTTTTGATACTATAAAAGATAATCCATGATTTGAAGCGATCTTTTTTGCAGTTGCAGTTGCAGTAGGATTAACTCCTGAGATGTTGCCGATGATAGTTACTACTAATTTAGCAAATGGAGCTTCTAGAATGACTAAACAAAAAGTTGTTGTTAAAAGATTAGAAGCTATTCAATCTTTAGGAGCAATTGATGTTTTATGTACTGATAAAACAGGAACGCTTACAAATGATAAGATTGAACTTATTGATTATTTAACAGTCGATAAAAAAGCTGATCCATTATTATTAAAATATCTATATATTAATAGTTATTATCAAACAGGATTAAAAAACCCTATGGATAAAGCTATTGTTGATTATGTTAAAAAACACATTCACGATTTTTCTATTGAAGATATAACTAAAATAGATGAAATACCATTTGATTTTAATAGAAGAAAATTAACAATTATTTTTGATGATGACAAAGATAAAAGAACAATGGTTACTAAAGGTAGTGTTGAAGAAATCTTAAACTCATGTTCTAAAGTTTTACAAGACGGAAAAGTTGTTAATTTAACAGAAGCTATTAAAAGACAAATTCAAACATATTATCAAAAAATTAATAAACAAGGAAAACGTTTATTAGGTGTTGCTTATAAAGTTATCAGAAAAAATCAAAATAGATTTTCTGCTGATGATGAAACAAATTTAATATTCATGGGATTTGCATCATTTTTAGATACACCAAAACCTTCAACAAAACAAACTATTAAATTATTAAATAAATATGGTGTTGAATTAAAAATTTTAACAGGAGATAACGAACCTATTACTAGAGCTATTTGTAAGATGGTAGATCTACAAATTAAAGGTTTAGTAACTGGTGAAGAAATTGATGCAGCAAGTGATTACGAGTTAAAAAAAATCGTAGAAAATAATAATATTTTTGTAAAATTAAACCCATTACAAAAAGTTAAAATTATTCAAATTTTAAAACAAAATGATCATGTTGTTGGATATATGGGTGATGGAATTAATGATGCACCTGTTTTAAGACAAAGTGATGTTGCAATTTCAGTTAATAACGCAACTGATATTGCAAAAGATGCAAGTGATATTATTCTTTTAGAAAAATCACTTCTAGTATTAGAAAAAGGAATTATTCAAGGACGAACAGTGTTTTCTAATATTTTAAAATATATTAAAATTACAACTGCTTCAAACTTTGGTAACTCTTTATCAGTTTTAATTGGTACAGTTTGACTACCATTTGCTCCAATGGCTCCGGCTCAAATTTTATTACAAAACTTAATTTATGACTTTTCTCAATTTGGAGTATCTATGGATAATGTTGATGCGTCATTCTTAAAAACGCCGCAACGTTGGAATTCAAAAGATCTCTTGCCATTCACGATCATAAATGGATCAGTCAGCTCAATATTTGACCTTATTACATTTGCAATAGCAGGATATGCTTTAGGATTTGTAACTGGTTATAACAATGCAGTTGCTAATAATACCGGTGATGCACATATGTATATGGCTCAATTCCAAGCTTGTTGATTCTTAATTGGATTATTATCTCAAACTTTAGTTTTCCAAGTTTTACGTACAGAACACTTAACAATAGTAAAAAGTCGTTCATCATGACCAATTTACACTATTGCTGGTTTAGTAACTGCTATAGCAATATTCATTACATTTGTTCAAGAATCAAATTTAGGAAGCTTAATTCAATTAAAAACACCTGGATGAGTATTCTTACCAATTGCCGCAGCAATACTTAGTGGATATTTCATAGTAGCTGAATTAACTAAGATGGGATATAAAAAAGTATTTAATAAATGATTGTAAAACTAAAATCTTTTCTAATTTAAACTTAGAAAAGATTTTTTATTTAAACTATAAACTTTATTAACTATATTAATATTCCAGATATAAACTTTATTAACTATATTAATATTAAATATTGATATAAAATCAATAATATAGTCAATCATAGGAGTTATTATGAAAGAAATTTGTATTAATAATTTAGATGAAACAAAACAATTTGCTAAAACTTTAGCTTTAGAAATTAAAGATAGACAACTACCTTTTTATATTTTGTTAAATGGTGATTTAGGTGCAGGTAAAACAACATTTACAAAGTCATTATTAAAAGAATTAGGTGTTAGTGAAAATGTATCATCTCCAACTTTTGTAATTATGAATCAATATAAAACTGATCAATTTAATATTAATCATGTTGATGCTTATAGATTAAGTAATGATTCTGAAATAGATATGTATTTAGATGAGTTTGACAATAGTATTAATGTTGTTGAGTGATATGAAAACTTAAATTTAGATTTTAATAAATTAAATAAAATAACAATTGATATTAAAATAATTGATGAAAACAAAAGAATATTTATTATAGGAGAATAATTATGAACCTTTTTATAGATACTACTAATTGAAAACTTGTTTATATTTTAGAAAAGAATAATGAAATAGTAGATAAATTAATTGTTGATAATAATAAAAAAATATCAGACATAGCTATAGAAAAATTAAAAGAATTTTTAACTAATAACAATTTAACTATTAAAGATATTGACTCATTTTATTTAACTAAAGGTCCTGGAAGTTATACAGGAGTTAGAGTTGGATTAACTATAGTTAAAACTATTAAAGTATTAAATAATAATATTAAAGTTTATTTAATTGATTCATTAATGTTTCAATCTGGTAAAAATAAGGCAATTTCTATATTAGATGCTAGAGGACATAAATATTATTTTGCAGTTTATGATCAATTTAAAATTTTAGAAAATGTTCAGTTAATTGAAGCTGATCGATTAGATTTTTATATTAAAAAATACAAAGATTTTAAACTTGTAAAAGATTATGAGATAGATTTTGCTAATACTTATTTAGAGACTAAAGAAATGTTTGAATTAGTTGATGATATAAACAGTATTAATCCACTTTATGTAAAAGGATTTATTTAGTCTTAGAAAAGGTGGGATATGTTAAAAACTATAACAAAAGAAAAATATGATGAGATAATTTCGCTTTATCCATTGTGAAAAGAATTAAATAAAAAAATTAAAATATCATATGCTCGTGGTATTAACTTTCATGAAATATTTTCTGAATTTATTGTGTGTCATATAAATGATTATCAAATTAGTCACAACAATGGATCTGAAGATGCTATTTCAAAAGAAGGAATAAAAGTTCAAATAAAATCTTCATCTAACTATAAAACAGATTTAACTTCTTTTGGACCTAGAAGTGAATTTGAGATACTAGAATTTGCAAGACTAGATCAACAAAACGATTTGTTGTATTTATATAAAATTCCAATACAAAATTTAAAAAGTATTGAAGTTAAACAAGGTCAAACATTTGCTCAACAACAAGAAGAAAAGAGAAGACCTAGATTTTCTATAATCTCTAAAATTATTGAAAAAGACAATCTAAAACCTTATGCAAAGGTAAATATGATTACAGGAGAATATGAATTTTATAATAAAAATGATTAGCTAACCTAATCGTTTTTTTTAACTTTCTAATGCCTTTAAAATGTTTTGAGCAATTTTATTAATAACAGGAACTACTACAGAATTTCCTGCTTGTTTATAAAGATGAGATTTTGCTAATTTTGGGAGAACAAAATCTTTTGGATATCCCTGAAAATTGAAACATTCTCTAGGAGTTAGTTTTCTTATACCAAATTGAGTTTTTATCAATGGTACATTATGACCACCCGTTCCCATGTTAGCTGTTAATGTAGGACAAACGTTGCTCTTATTTTCTCTTACATATTTTCTTCTTCACTGATAAATAACATTTGTTTTAACCATACTTTCTTCTAAAGTTTTATAAAATACATTCTTATCGTTAGAATAATAGAATTCATCGCTAACATTTTCTTTTTCTAGCATATCAGGAATGAATTTTGTTAGTTTTTCTGGGTCAGGAAATTCAAATTTATTTCAAGCATATTCATCTTTAAAACCAACAATGTAAATACGTTCTCTATTTTGAGGTATGTTTGCATAAT
This genomic interval carries:
- a CDS encoding Bsp6I family restriction endonuclease; amino-acid sequence: MLKTITKEKYDEIISLYPLWKELNKKIKISYARGINFHEIFSEFIVCHINDYQISHNNGSEDAISKEGIKVQIKSSSNYKTDLTSFGPRSEFEILEFARLDQQNDLLYLYKIPIQNLKSIEVKQGQTFAQQQEEKRRPRFSIISKIIEKDNLKPYAKVNMITGEYEFYNKND
- the tsaE gene encoding tRNA (adenosine(37)-N6)-threonylcarbamoyltransferase complex ATPase subunit type 1 TsaE codes for the protein MKEICINNLDETKQFAKTLALEIKDRQLPFYILLNGDLGAGKTTFTKSLLKELGVSENVSSPTFVIMNQYKTDQFNINHVDAYRLSNDSEIDMYLDEFDNSINVVEWYENLNLDFNKLNKITIDIKIIDENKRIFIIGE
- the mgtA gene encoding magnesium-translocating P-type ATPase; the protein is MFKFTTKKYSPRKLKNQKKPAQFRNERFIKNVSSLDQSEILQVMNLTHFGLTNDEYESRLKKYGTNELKRKDYSIFREFMSAFFGPFNIVLILIALYNFISYGTNGFGQDTDNSSSFDLVGGIIIISMVVASGIASFIQSLRSHFVTKRIATIVRSTTNIIRHKYDDELDEYLKITKKNQLDLIKLGEEIDVRQVVPGDLIYLSSGDMLPADVRIIQSNDLFINQSSLTGESMPVEKHATNRYSTNNILDLENICYTGTSVVSGSAIAIVLATGNDTYFSTISKTIMEKRPDSSFTKGIKRVTRLLLIFMLVMVPTVYLTKSIIGIVAAKGTFDTIKDNPWFEAIFFAVAVAVGLTPEMLPMIVTTNLANGASRMTKQKVVVKRLEAIQSLGAIDVLCTDKTGTLTNDKIELIDYLTVDKKADPLLLKYLYINSYYQTGLKNPMDKAIVDYVKKHIHDFSIEDITKIDEIPFDFNRRKLTIIFDDDKDKRTMVTKGSVEEILNSCSKVLQDGKVVNLTEAIKRQIQTYYQKINKQGKRLLGVAYKVIRKNQNRFSADDETNLIFMGFASFLDTPKPSTKQTIKLLNKYGVELKILTGDNEPITRAICKMVDLQIKGLVTGEEIDAASDYELKKIVENNNIFVKLNPLQKVKIIQILKQNDHVVGYMGDGINDAPVLRQSDVAISVNNATDIAKDASDIILLEKSLLVLEKGIIQGRTVFSNILKYIKITTASNFGNSLSVLIGTVWLPFAPMAPAQILLQNLIYDFSQFGVSMDNVDASFLKTPQRWNSKDLLPFTIINGSVSSIFDLITFAIAGYALGFVTGYNNAVANNTGDAHMYMAQFQACWFLIGLLSQTLVFQVLRTEHLTIVKSRSSWPIYTIAGLVTAIAIFITFVQESNLGSLIQLKTPGWVFLPIAAAILSGYFIVAELTKMGYKKVFNKWL
- a CDS encoding DNA cytosine methyltransferase, whose translation is MYKMASLFAGVGGIDLGFESTNKFKTIWANEYDKNARITYEKNFHIKVVGDDIRSIETKNVPEIDVLLSGFPCTSFSIAGYRKGFEDEKSGDLFFETLRFIVAKKPKVIFLENVKNLVTHDNGKTFKIITDSLQENGYKIKYKVLNAKDYANIPQNRERIYIVGFKDEYAWNKFEFPDPEKLTKFIPDMLEKENVSDEFYYSNDKNVFYKTLEESMVKTNVIYQWRRKYVRENKSNVCPTLTANMGTGGHNVPLIKTQFGIRKLTPRECFNFQGYPKDFVLPKLAKSHLYKQAGNSVVVPVINKIAQNILKALES
- the tsaB gene encoding tRNA (adenosine(37)-N6)-threonylcarbamoyltransferase complex dimerization subunit type 1 TsaB, which encodes MNLFIDTTNWKLVYILEKNNEIVDKLIVDNNKKISDIAIEKLKEFLTNNNLTIKDIDSFYLTKGPGSYTGVRVGLTIVKTIKVLNNNIKVYLIDSLMFQSGKNKAISILDARGHKYYFAVYDQFKILENVQLIEADRLDFYIKKYKDFKLVKDYEIDFANTYLETKEMFELVDDINSINPLYVKGFI